One window from the genome of Panthera leo isolate Ple1 chromosome D3, P.leo_Ple1_pat1.1, whole genome shotgun sequence encodes:
- the LOC122203101 gene encoding ankyrin repeat domain-containing protein 26-like, translating into MQADVLTTELETTSSKCLHLDAKNQVLQQELLSMKAFKEEREKLESNNKKLQEVVKLKQFMEMNMVERSQVEQYKWEIEERARLDIVEKLHEVNLFLQAQAAAQENLDQLRENAHASTRSQMELRIKDLESQVSTMKTSQEDSTKTELETYRQLYLEELKVRKSLRNKLNRTNERLSESNTKLFVERQQHQTLLRTLTMSSGLETPYCGHFENNSVLNGNLTPRGNLVIPTLSPRPSYAYWETSLWKMQQELEKGVTRALEEDPAKLVLESLLPSPPSSTQLQSQSPPFSRRVLPLAAPRPGMWLPAQRGPPGPPATAAVPRPGLLLPGTHSGS; encoded by the exons ATGCAGGCTGATGTCCTTACAACAGAACTGGAAACTACATCTTCAAAATGTCTACACCTGGATGCAAAAAATCAAGTTCTTCAACAAGAGTTATTATCAATGAAAGCTTTCAAAGAAGAACGTGAAAAACTAGAGAGCAATAACAAGAAGTTACAAGAAGTAGTAAAATTGAAACAATTTATGGAAATGAATATGGTAGAACGCAGTCAAGTGGAACAGTATAAATGGGAGATTGAAGAAAGAGCACGACTGGACATAGTAGAAAAATTACACGAAGTCAACCTGTTTTTACAG GCACAAGCAGCAGCTCAAGAAAACTTGGACCAGTTAAGAGAAAATGCTCATGCTTCAACGAGAAGTCAAATGGAACTTAGAATTAAAGATCTGGAATCTCAGGTCTCTACAATGAAGACGTCTCAAGAAGATTCTACTAAAACAGAGTTGGAAACCTACAGGCAACTCTACCTAGAAGAATTAAAAGTTAGAAAGTCCTTGAGAAATAAGCTGAACAG GACTAATGAGAGACTGTCAGAGAGCAATACAAAACTTTTTGTGGAGAGACAGCAGCATCAAACTTTACTCAGGACTCTTACTATGAGCTCAGGCCTGGAAACACCTTATTgtggacattttgaaaataattcagtgCTCAATGGAAACCTTACTCCAAGAGGAAACTTAGTGATTCCTACCTTATCCCCACGGCCGTCATATGCCTACTGGGAGACTTCCTTGTGGAAG ATGCAGCAGGAGTTGGAGAAAGGAGTAACCAGAGCACTAGAAGAAG ACCCCGCCAAGCTGGTCCTCGAATCTTTGCTGCCCTCGCCGCCCTCGTCCACTCAGCTCCAGTCACAGTCCCCACCTTTCAGTCGCAGGGTCCTCCCACTGGCTGCTCCTAGGCCTGGAATGTGGCTGCCTGCTCAGAGGGGCCCTCCTGGCCCTCCAGCTACAGCGGCTGTCCCCCGCCCGGGTCTTCTGCTCCCCGGCACTCACAGCGGAAGCTAG